attattaccagatcctgataaattattattattattattaatattataataaggTGAACCAGTTGTTAAACTTGATGGTGATTTTACATCGATTACAGTATCTTCTTTTTGTTTCTTATgagatttctttttctttatttcagTTTCATAAtcagcatcatcatcattatcatcatcaattctTTCTAATGCTTCAGATGAAATAGCAGCTGATTCTTCATCTTGTTTCGttgtttttacttttttctttttctttaatttctttactgctagttttgattttttatcttcGAAATTAAAGTATTTCAAAgcaaaaaaacaaaccacATAAAAGAATACAATATAAGCACTTAAAATTCCAAAAACAACccatttgaaataatttggaTTAGTAATACCAAATGCATCCATAATTTGTTCACCAGATGTAAATTGACAAACTTGATTACCCCCAAAACCTTCTGGATATGGTAATAGATTTTGAGGAGTTCTTGGTGGTATTAATTCAGAAGTTTTGCAACCATACTCTTGATAtgtaaattcattaattgataaacctTGGAAAATCCATGTATAGGGTGATATATAATATAACCAAATCCACCAGCCTCCAATATCATTCTTTGGTGCCGTGAAGCctgaaaataataaccaaATTGAAAGTATTACTGATGCAATAACATTAgcaatttcaattgttggtGAAATTGCTGCACACATTTTTGcgaatgataatgataaattatcagTCCTAACAATGTAGATATATGGCAGGGGTAGTGGACATGGAGGAGGAGACAGAGAGAGACAGGGCGAAATAAGGGAGGGAGACAGAGAGACAGGGCAGAGACACGGGAGGAGACAGGGAGAGATAAGGGAGGGGAGATAGGAAGAGACAGGGAGAGACAAGGAAGGAGAATAAGGgtgaagaaaataaaaaaataaaattagtatatatgaaattaaatacttaaataaattaataaattaaaataaaaatacatacataattaataaaagcataaaataaacaaacctAATGAAAACTGGCCTAAGATTTGCTAACCAATAAACTATAGGACCAAAGAAAGCAACTTCTAAAATACCAGCAGGAATATCACAAATGATActtgaaataaaatatgcaccagttttataataatataatgcTTTTTGAGAGTAAAATACTTTTCTTTCACCAAAGAATGAATTAACAGCGGCAAATGAAGAAAAGATAATAGTTACcataataaagaataaaagaCCAAATCTTTCCATACCACCACTTTGATTATGACCAATTCTCCAATAGAGTGTacctaataataatccaaagaAAATTCCTTTAGCAACACgagttaaaaaattataataatttcttcTAATCATTGTAAAACCTCTTTTCATACATATTTTAGTTTGATAACCAATACCATGTGGATACATTCCTAATTCTTTAGCTGTACTATCCACTAAGACttttggtttattatcatcaacaatACCATCTTTATTTGCATCCATCTTTTCcattaaatctttataaaaTTCTGATTCTCTATAGGCTCTAACAAAATCTTTACTGGTTTTACATTTTGGTGGATGAATAAATGAATATCTTTCTGGTGCATCTACAACTTCCTCTAttattttacattttaaataattaataaaaattaataaataaaattttaaattttaaaaattaaaattaaatattttttaaaaaaacttacgAAAGAATTCAGCAGGATTATTATGAGATGGACATGCAAAacctaattttttaaaataacctAATGCTTTGTTCATTGGACCAAAATAACAAATTCTacctttatttaaaatcattaaattatcaaataatgaagTTAATTGAACACTTGGTTGTAGTAAAGTGATGAGTGCAGGTGAATAACCATATGTTACAAACTTTTTAACATCACTTAAAATTTCGAAACTTGTTGAAGAATCTAAACCTGATGTTGGTTCATCCATTAATAATAGATTACTACCTTTAataacaccaacaccaattgTAACTCTTTTCTTTTGACCACCTGATATACCTCTAACGAAATTATCACCAACTACTGTATTTTCAGATTCTTTTAAACCTAATAAATTCATACAATTATCAACagtttctttcttttcttcatTTGTTAATTCTTTTCTACCTAAACAATCTAATGCGAATCTAAATGTTTCTTTTACAGTTAATGTCGGTACATGAATATCATCTTGAGTTACATATGAAATATCACGATGGTGATTTTTATGATTGATTGGATgaccattaaataataattcacctttaaaatgtttatcttttaattgacCTGCTAACATTTGAAAAATGGTTGATTTACCACAACCAGGAGTACCCAAAATTAATGTCATTTCTtttggttttaaataaaatgaaatatcatcaattaatttaattttaacttttttattttctctaTGTTTTACTGTATATGTTGCATTTCTACAATAAACATATAAACCTGTTTTATCCTCTGGTCTAGTTTGtttaatcttttttgttaattcatcattttcatgaTTTGGCATTAATTCATCTAATGGAATTGGGAAatattcatcatcaccatcatcttcaCCCTCATGCTCTTTTGCAATTTGATATACACTcttttcatcatcactatcatAATTACTTTCTTCATCCTTATGTTttctactactactaattaaattattattattattattattattattattattattattattattattattattattattattattattattattattattattatttaatagttCTTGATCATTatctaaattttcattattattattatttataggtATTGATAAATTGGGAGAATCtgaatttttatcttttggaTCCTGTTTTGCCATCTATTggcaattaattttaaaaataaaatctattttattttatttttaatatttttaaccagaaatttttattttaatgtattagttttattttgatttttttaaaataaataattttactaTGCAATGATTAatgaatatataataaatatttttttgaaatagaTATCtacttttttaaagatttaataattgttttttttttttatttttttttttttttttttttttttttatttttggggTTAGGGTGTTTTTTTCATActcaataaaaataaactacaTGTGTAAATTATGGACACATTgcattgattattataaaaataattatataatttattttgtatttacaaataatattatttattaattatccaaataatttgtaaattatcaaaaattcTTGGAAAGTTCAAATTCCAACACACCCacacaccaaaaaaaaaaaaaaaaaaaaaaaaaaaaaaatactattgTATATTGTCatactaataatatttttaggtgaggaaacaaaaaaacaaaaaaacaaaaaaaaaaaataaaaaaaaaaaataaaaataaaaataaaaataaaaatgtgtTTGGTAATGTGCTAGATTagatgatttattttaaatttatattttttcaactaaagttgagaaaaaaaaaaaaaaaaaattcttttctaaaaatagaatttattACCTAAATTGatcactaaaaaaaaaaaagaaaaaatttttatggATACACacacaattgtttttttattattgaatacatgattttaaattatcatcaccaaaaaataggtggtaattttttttttttattttattttattttcatgtattatttttttttattttttatttttttttatttttgatgattataaataaatacacaCTTCATAAACCttttctatattttttattacatatcagaaattaataaatatatatatatgtgtgtGTATCTCTTTTTGTTTGTGTGTGTTTGTgtgtaatttaaaaataaaaaattttatttattttttattttaaaaattatttattatttttttttttatttgtttaatatattttaaaacacaaagataaataaagatttatttttattttttttttctttctttttttagtgaaaaaataatatttatgtgttaataaaaaaaaataaaaaaaaaaggaaaatggataataataaaaataataataataataataataatagtaataataataatattgaaaataataataataataataataataataataataataataataataataataataataataataataataataataataattttgaaaataaaaaatcattaaatgataGTGGTGGAGCACAAAGTAAATCATATCAATTATATTCAAGTTTAGATTCAGCATTAAATTCTGGATCACAAGATGAtagtgaaaataatgaaattgatcaAGATTTATTAGATGGTATTGATGATCtatcatcatttgatgaGAATGATCCagcaattttaaaagatatcgGTGACtatgatttaaaatctttgGAATCCTATGAACTTTCATTGGAACAAAAATTTACATCAGAATTGGATGAATCATTCCGATCAGAATTAGAAGAAGCTGAAAAGAAATATGAACAATCATTAAGAAAAACTTTAACATTAAAACAACatcataattttaataattatcataatctaaaaaatcaattcccCTCATCACCACCAGTATCTTCCCCATCATCAATCCCAATTGGTACACCATCCTCTTCCTCGTTCTCATCATCACctctatcatcatcaacatcatcatttgtttctgatgatgacgatgatgacgatgacgatgagaatgaagaagatgaagagcATGATCACAGAGAAGGcgatgaaaaagaagatgataaaagtaatattattacagGTAGtggaaaaataataaataataaatttaaaaataaaattaaaaataatcaagataataatgataatgaaaatgaaaatagtgatcaaattaatattgaagatGAATTAAAAGAGAATAGAGAAACATTAAAGAATGCAAAGAAAACAATTGCATCATTGATTGAACAAATATCAGATTACCAAACATTAATTGAAGAAGAGAAAGAgagagaaaaagaagaacTAATTCAACAATTCAATCAAGAGATTCAAGAAATGTCtgaaattattgattatttaaaattagaaaaacaaTCAATAACTCaaaccaatattaaaaatttagaaactttaatgaaagaaattgaaatcattgaagaaacaaatacaaatttaaaagaatctttagaaaaagaaaaacttgAAAATTTAAGATCAATGGAAACtatattcaatttaaaacaagaaattttaaaaaatcaatttaataatgatcaacaacaaataatatctGATGGTgcaaatcaaattaatgcTAATACCCCACCACCATCATTCCTTTCACAAGCattattagaatttaaaattgaaaatggtacaatttcaaatattaaattaattcctaataataataatagtagtatcAGCAAcaatacaattaataataattcatcgtcaatatttgaaattgaaaatgagaataatcaattaatgaagaaattaattgaagaaaAGGAATTTAGAAATGGAATTGAAAAGGAATTAAAAGAAGAGAAGCAAAGGAATGAAACTTCAAAGAATAGTATTGAAGAATTggttaaaaatataaaaagattaattaaagatCATACTGGTGTATTAAAGGAATTAGAAGAAGAGAAATCaaaattacaacaaaaaactgatgaatttaataaattaaaaattcaattatcaaatcaatcaaatagtaataataatagtaattcaaattcaccaaCAACTCAATCTTCTAGACATAAACTTTTACATAGAACTAGTACATCTTTTGATATTGGTAGACAAAAACATAATAGATCTGGTACATTTGGTGGTGACCTTATtcaaaaatcaacaattgttgataatgaaaatgataaaaaatcaactacaaccaccactactacttcTACTACATCGACATCATTTGTTGCATCAAGTAGtccatcaacaacatcagtTCAATCACCATTACCATCAAGTCCAAGTTCAAATGGTTTATTAACATCACCACCAAGAAAAGTATCACTTTCATTACCTCctaaaccaattttaaaagtgtCAACACCtgttaaagataataataattcaacaaccCCTACCCcaacaacaaacaaacaaaataatGTACAAATTAAAACACCACCAGTATCACCAATTCcatcattatcttcatcagctgaagatgaaaattctaaacaaaaaaatga
This region of Dictyostelium discoideum AX4 chromosome 3 chromosome, whole genome shotgun sequence genomic DNA includes:
- the abcG6 gene encoding ABC transporter G family protein: MAKQDPKDKNSDSPNLSIPINNNNNENLDNDQELLNNNNNNNNNNNNNNNNNNNNNNNNNNNNNLISSSRKHKDEESNYDSDDEKSVYQIAKEHEGEDDGDDEYFPIPLDELMPNHENDELTKKIKQTRPEDKTGLYVYCRNATYTVKHRENKKVKIKLIDDISFYLKPKEMTLILGTPGCGKSTIFQMLAGQLKDKHFKGELLFNGHPINHKNHHRDISYVTQDDIHVPTLTVKETFRFALDCLGRKELTNEEKKETVDNCMNLLGLKESENTVVGDNFVRGISGGQKKRVTIGVGVIKGSNLLLMDEPTSGLDSSTSFEILSDVKKFVTYGYSPALITLLQPSVQLTSLFDNLMILNKGRICYFGPMNKALGYFKKLGFACPSHNNPAEFFQEVVDAPERYSFIHPPKCKTSKDFVRAYRESEFYKDLMEKMDANKDGIVDDNKPKVLVDSTAKELGMYPHGIGYQTKICMKRGFTMIRRNYYNFLTRVAKGIFFGLLLGTLYWRIGHNQSGGMERFGLLFFIMVTIIFSSFAAVNSFFGERKVFYSQKALYYYKTGAYFISSIICDIPAGILEVAFFGPIVYWLANLRPVFIRFVYFMLLLIMTDNLSLSFAKMCAAISPTIEIANVIASVILSIWLLFSGFTAPKNDIGGWWIWLYYISPYTWIFQGLSINEFTYQEYGCKTSELIPPRTPQNLLPYPEGFGGNQVCQFTSGEQIMDAFGITNPNYFKWVVFGILSAYIVFFYVVCFFALKYFNFEDKKSKLAVKKLKKKKKVKTTKQDEESAAISSEALERIDDDNDDDADYETEIKKKKSHKKQKEDTVIDVKSPSSLTTGSPYYNINNNNNNLSGSGNNIKKRKVKTPSNLSPSVNSPITINSPMPTSPSNNNNNNNSNEKSKNGKDIGSETGSYLQFKKLCYAVDVKVDDPDNPKKKKSQRLQLLTDIDGYVKPGQMLALMGPSGAGKSTLLDVLAQRKTGGHITGEILINGKPPSEFTNRIRAYVEQMDVLPPTQTVREAIAFSARCRLPPEVTKEERESYVDKIVEVLSLSSIKDLKIGVLGDGLSVSQRKRVNIGVELASNPEILFLDEPTSGLDSGDAFKVIDVVNKIAKVMNRTVICTVHQPSAAIFEFFDQLLLLKQGGETIYFGPLGNQSSVILDYCDKLGMHIKPHINPADFVMTLADQGKMVEGPNGEQVPLDAKKAYFESDICKKEYEIMEGQLIPDDFVIKTYDSRFASSWMTQFRALCMRSWLSRLRRPAIFVSNCIRSILLAVLLGTLFVRMDYEQKDARSRVSLLFFSFLFAGMVAIGNIPTTVLERGVFYREVTAGFYHSTAYMTSYVLTSYPFTLSTGILYIIPTFWIAGLDSGRHSSKFWYCLFIFIITYVMYDAFGLCLAVCLPNEVMASTICGIGLSLSTLFGGFVIARPNYPSAYYWCHYLDWLRYPLEASCTNEFTGLTFVCTNNKGAVPIPIIENGVQIAIKYYCPITNGDDFMLTYGFHKFMRYIDIAAIFGYIFIFVGLSFWGFKKIRWFNR